The nucleotide sequence ATAGTCATAGGAGACATCGCTGTTGGGATCGCCCTGAAACGAAGTGGCCAGGATGGGTTGTAGAGTTTTGATGGTGACTATAATGGCTGGCATGGTAGCAAAAAAGCGATCGAGGTAATTTGAGGGTAGAGATTCTCCATGAAGGCGACAGCACACATGTCCCCGTCCCCGGTTACGACCACTGCCCAGATAACGAAGGGTTTTGGCTCCGATCATTAGCAGACAAAGCTGATCATCGGTTGGTTGCTGCTCAAAAGAGAGGTCAGCCGTAAAGGTCAGGTCTCTCAATACAACACGAGCAGAGCGGAGACTACCTTTATCTGGTACGCCACTTTCAGGATTGATGGCCGTTTGGCGACGGATTGTGGTGAGAGAGTCTAGAATTTCAGCTTTGGTTAGCTTCTCAGCCTTAATTTGATGAGCAACTGCCTGGCGCAAATCTTCCGGCAAACGAGCATCCCCCACATGAATTGCTCCCATTGTGTCCATGGTGCTGCCGGGTTTGCCAAACAATTTCCCAGCGACCCCTTGCCAGTGAGTTTTTTGATTGTCAGGTAAGGTATGGATCAAATTGTCACATTCTTCACTCAATAAGCCTTTGAGGGTTCGTCCACGCAAATAGGGAAATCCATAGGGATCATGTTCCACTTCCTGATCAATCAAGCCAGCTACACCGTCCCCTCGACCAAAGGTGGTGTCACTGAGCAAGTGAATGTTGAGCGTATAAGTTGGCATTTATTTGCTCCCCTGCTGCCGTAATGCTTGCAGAAACGCTTTGACCGCTTGAGGTTCTGCCTCTGGCTGAATGTAGGTTGCCAGTAGCGTGAAATCTAAATCTGGGAAAAAAGTACTTTGCTCAATGGAGTCGTAATCAGAACTGGAATCATTCAAGCGGTACAGTGAAAAGCGATTATCCTGCCAGAACCATACTTCTTTCACTCCCAGTCCTTGATAGACCTTGAGTTTGTCAATACTGCCACTGCTAATCACGACCTCAATGGCCAGATCTGGAAGGTCTTTGCGAGTTCCAATGCAATAGCTTTCATCCGGTTCCAGTCCTCTTGCCGCTGCTTCCCGTCTAAATGTTGCCGAGCCGCAGCTAAACAAATTGATATCTCGCTCCAGAGCATAGACTTCTATTAAACGCGCAATCATTTTTTTAAGCATCTCACGCCCAGGAGAGATGGTCATGATCTCCAGGTTTCCCTCTAGGTAGGTGAGGCGTAGGTGAGGGCGATCGCCAAACATTGCAATCAGGGTTTCGTACTGCTGCCAGTTCACATGGGGCAGACAAATTCGCGCCTCGCTGAGGGGGTCGAGTGGTTTTGTTAGCACACTCATTGGCTCACCTCCAAGGGAATGTAAAAGTCCATTGCTTCGATCGCATCAAAATAACCACAGATACCATCTAGCCACCCCTGTTCTGCCAGTGGAGATTTCAGTCTGCGATCGCTACCAGGCATGATAGGAAGTGTCTCTAACTGATAAGCCGTTAAAAACGACTTGGTTGCCGCTGATCCTTGTCGCAACACTTCTCGCAGTGCCATCACTTTATTCCGCTTCTCTTTCCAGTCACCTTTTATAAACTCTTTGATCACGGATTCAAAACTTGGCCAGTTTCGCCAATCATAAGGGTCAGCATCTAACAGAAGCGGCCGCATTTCCAGATGCTTATCTGTTGGCTTGCCATCTGTCTTATCTGTTGGCTTGCCATCTTGACTGCGATATTCCCGCTCTCGAATTTCTGCCAGGTCACCGAGCAAACCACTGGCTGCGATATGCCAGTCAATGGCAGAAACAGCTTCTGAACGCTCATCTCCGCCCCGTTCGCGTTTGGCAATTTTCTTGGCAGATTGACACAGGGCTTCACTGAGTTCATAGGCTCTGGCAAAGGGGTAGTGGGCTTTCACAATGCAAACGCCAGCACAAGCCGTTAATGATTTACCATCTGCAATGGGTTGTGTTTCAAATAACTGGAGGGCGCGAACTGCCAGCGTTAATCCCAGGCGACCATCGCAGACAAACATAATATCATCTCCACCATAAACCAGTGGCCGGAAGGGTAGCTTTTGGGTTGTCAGGTCTAGTTTGTCTTTGAGCATGTCCCAGTTAGAAATGAGTTCTTGAGTCAACTGTTGGAGAACGACTTCCCCAGCCTGTTCAACACTCCGCGAAAGGTCGCGCATGGCGGTAATGTAGTCGCGATCGCTTTTATCCTTAGCAAATTCCTGGAATCTTTTTCCCATGCTGTTGCCATCAATATGTACGACGGCAAGGTAGCTCATTTCGTCCCTGGAACGTCCAAAGTCGTCGAAATCCAGAGGAATGTCCCATCCATCGGGCAGTTGCAGCGTCTGTTTCAATTGTGTATTCGCAGGCTTGACAGCATCCAGTTTCGCTACAATTTCCCTGGAAACCGGATAGTCCGCAGGCGAACCATGATTCTGGCTCTGATCAACTGCCACCAAGCGCGTGGAGTTGCAGTCTTGCGTTACACCCAAACCTAAGAGCGGAGAAGAGGGAATGCGCGATCGCTTCTTCACGTCCAGATCAACTTTCATCATCTCCTGGACTGTATCGTAAAGCTGATCTTGCCCCCACTCAAAATCATGGCGATGAGCCACCACCAGGTTAATACCTGGAGCTTCTTTTAGGACTTTAAAGCTGAGTTTCTGGGTGAACGAAATAGCTACTTCAGCCGACTTAAACAGTAAGACGGTGTTACCACCCCCAGCATAAACCAACTCTGCATCCTGAGTTTCAATCGAGGCTTCAGGGTCTTCAATCCCAAGTTTATCGCGCAGAATCTGCTTCACCCAGGCATCCGTCACCTGCCCAACCAAGTAGGACGAACCGATGTTTTCCCGCAGGCGGTTGCTGCCAAAAATATAGGACTGAATTCCAGTGGTATCGAGAACTGTGACGGTTAATTTCATCGGCCAGCCTCCGCATCGTTATCGCGAATCCAACCAATGACTTCATTGGCAAAGTTAGCCACATGATGACGCCCGAAAAGCCTAATTTGCTTTTGTGACAACAGATTACCCATTTCAGATGCCAGACCGCCTAGGTCATCATTGAAAGAAAACAAGGCGACTCTTGCTTCACTGCCGCCAAGTTGTTGCGATCGCAGATAGGCTTCAAATAGTTTTGATTTGCAAAGTCCCCGATCTGCTGTTGTCGTACAAGAAATTGCAAATAGTTGGTAGCCATAGGTAAACGCCACATCAAATTCAAACCCCTCCTGAGTCCCCGCTAATGGCACCTCAAAGTTTAGACCATAGTCAGAAATGCCAGCTTTCTTGGCAATTGACTGGATCTGACCAAGAAGATAATGTTCTAACCAGGTACCATCTAGCCATTTGCAAAAATCTTGGAGATCTTTGAAATCTTGATGCCTTTCAACGAGTTCCAAGGAGAGATAATCATCTTGATTCAGAAATTCTTTTTGCCGCAATCCTTCTACAATCTCCTTCGGTAAACAAATCGTTGGAAAAGATAGTCCCTTGAGATCAGTTTTGGATTTCCAGTTACCTGGCTTTCCGCCTGCCTTTTTAGGTTTTCTTGCTGCCTGGTTAGAATCACCATCTCCCTCGCAAAAGATTGAGTAAAACCAATGAAACCAAGCTTTTCCTTTCGCTGAATCTTGATGAGCTTCAGCTAATCGAGTTGCCAAATCAAGTAGAGTTGGGGCTTTAGCAGGTTGTTTGTTATCTTTCCACTTGAGTCCATGAAGCTCAAAAAGGGTACTAAGACTAATAGTGACATCCTCCGAGCGAATAGGAATTTTGAGGCTTTCTCCCATTTCTTGATCGACACACATCTCTAGCCGTCGCGGGTCAAGGTAGCTAAAAACGGCTTCTTGTCCCTTCTCCTTGAACATGGCGCGATAGGCATGAACTGCCATTGCCTTCGTACCACCCGTGTAATTCAGGCCGACTTGTCCATTCAGATCCTTTACGACTTTCTGGATCCTTGTCTGAATTTGGTGCGCATCAGACTCATACTCTTCGAGGGGAACCAGTTGAGCCTTTTGAAAACCCGTTAGCTCATTATCCAAAATCCTTTGTAGCCGTTGAGCGGGTCTTTCAGTTCCAGTAGTGTAGACCAGATAGGGAGTGCCACCTTGCTGGAGTAATAGTCTGGCTGCTACGTAATTTGGCAATGGGTTCTCGCCGATTAGCAGAAAGAGATGGTCAACTTGATAGTCGGTAAACTTAGAATCGCTCATATTCACACTCAGTACTTTGTCGTTGGAAGATTACGGTTGGATTATGGTTGTGGGAGATGTGAACCTCAAGTCGTCTGGGGCAAGAGGGTCTTCACTTGCTCCAGCAACACCGATGGAACCGCACACGGGTTACCCTGCACCCAGGGACCGCAGGTGATCTCCAACCAGGGTTCCCGTCTGTGGACGGTTTCGCACGCTTCCAGAGAACTGTGAATCACCGCCAGGCATTTGAGGTTGCCCCGATCGCCGCAAAACTCGTGCCAGGATGGAATTTCTTCTGGCTTGGAACTAATCACGATGTAGTGAGTACAGGCTTCCAGCAGCGGCACTTTCTCTGTTTGCACTTTACCGCCCACATCAACCAGAACCAGAGATTTCTGGCGACGCAGGTTGAGAATGGCCTGGGCATGGTGAGGAAAAAAGCGATCGGTCAGGCCGCCTTTGTTGGCCAGTTTGTAGGCTTCCCGGTCGGCATCGGTGGCCATTTCATCCAGTTCCAGAATCCAGTTGCCCTCTCCATCCCAGTGGGCGCGTTGCAGGTAGATATTGGGATAGGTGGGCAGCAGGGCGGTAAACAGCCCATGGGAGAGCACCGACTTACCGCTATCTGGGGGGCCGACGACCATCACAGCAGAGCAAAGGCGGGGACGGGGATTGCCACTCAGATCAACTGGGAACACCTGTCCGATTTGGGCCTGGCGAGAGTGGGTAGCGACGACCACTGCTCCCAGGCGGGGGTCATAACAGGCAACCCAGGCGGTTGGGTGCAACTCGTGGACGAGGTAGGCATAGAGCCAGATGGGAGCGCGTCCAGAAATCACGACTCCACCACGGGTATCAATGCCGGGAGGCAATTCCAGATTGCCTAAGTCATCCGGCGCAACCAGACGGTCTTTAGTCGCTAGTTCAATGTCGAGCACTTGATAGCTTAAGGTTTGCCATGAACAAGGCTGACTGAGGGTGAGACGGATCGGGGGTGGCGACTGCATTTTTCTTAGTGGTAAATTCTCTATGCTGTTATAACATTTGAGTTGAAAGGGGGTCTTCAAAATTCAACCGATGTTTACCTATCCACCCAGTCCTGGGATTTTGCAATGGCTCAGTGGAGGACAATTTGCCAGTCGGTTGCTGCGATCGCTGCGGCTCTGGTGGTTACTGAATCGACTCTACGGGTCAGAATGCCATTGGGAGACGGAGTTGCCACAGCCCTTCCGCTATGGGGCATTGCGCGATCGCCTGTTTGCTCCCAGTCATTCTCCATCGGAGATAGACTCGGTTGCGGCGGTGGTTGCAGCCTGTCGCGGCACGGATTGTGTGTGTCAGCGATCGCTGCGTTCTTTCTTAATCTATCCATCCCTTTCACAATCAATTCCGGAGTGGATTCACGAAACGGCTCAACGCACAGGCTTAACCCCTACAGACATTGAAACCTATCTCGATCAGGTGCCCTTTGCGGTCACCCATCGTTCCCTGCGCCAGGACTTGGCCCTGTTAGTTGCCCAGGGCTGGTTAACACAGGTCTCTCACCGTGGCTACTCCTGTTTACCCGCATTCCAGTGGCCCCAGCCCCCAGTGGAAGCAGTTCCTCAGCTTGACTGGGCGGGTTTCTCGCCAGCCCAGACCTGGCAATTGCTGCATATTTTGGAATCCGTTGCCTTTGTGCAGCCGAATCTGGATGTGGTGATCCATACCCTGTGGGAACAGGTGGGGCGGTTGCATCCCTCGACTGCTAAGCAGAATCCATCACCGGGCCGTCGCATTTTTCTGCATTTTGACTATATCCTGTCCCTGGAAGCCCAGGAACAGGTGGATGATTTACAACAACAAATCGAATCCCTCTGGCAAACCCCGGATGGAGGGGTGATTCAGTTTGAGACATGGGTGGCCAAAGAACAGCGCCTTGCCCGCGTCACGGTTTATCCTGTGTGTTTGCACTATGCCCGTCGAGCCAAGTATCTCAGTGCTTATGGCATTGATCCCTTCGGTCAGGTTGCCTGGCATAATTACCGGCTTGATCGCATTTGTTCCCAGCATTTACGAGTGTTGCCCTGGGGTGATCCGGAAGTGTCTGCCATCCTAAAACAACAGCGAAAGACGGGAACGCTGCCCACCCCCGAATGGATTGAGCAACAACTGGAGGAAGCCTGGGGCTTTAACTTTTACCTTCCCAAGGCGTTGCTGATTCTGCGCTTCTCTCCCATCTTTGCGAAGGATTATGTGGACGATACGGTGCGCCATGCCACCTTTCGTAAAATTGCCTATGCAGACCTGTTTCCCCTGATTACACAACACATTATGGATGGGCGGGAACGCCAGGCTGTCCTGGAGATTTTACAGCGGCGATCGCCCGATGATGCCTACTATCAGGCCTGGGTGCGGGTGGGGGATATTAATGTGATTATGCGGCTGCGGGACTGGCGACCGCAGGGGGAAGTGATTGCTCCGTTAAGCCTGCGGCAACAAATGCTGGCAGAAGTGGAGGAGGAGCGATCGCACTATATCGGATCTCAGGAATGAGGATTTGTATTTTGAAACTTCACCACAGAGGCACGGAGGGCACAAAGGAATTGCTCTGTGTTCTTTGTGTTTCTGGGGTCGAGTTCTATTTCGGGTTGTTTAATTCAGGCTCCTTTTGCTCACAATGGATAACCGTGTAGATCCACTACTGCTATTTAGCAACACCACCCAAAACCATTACGATGTACATTTTGGCTCTGGACCAGGCCAATGATCATCCAACACAAGCTCCTGAGAGAATGGACATTCTGCTGCTGGATGTCAATTGACACGAGAAATTGTTCAACGCATCATAGAGTCAGGAAGTAGGAGCCATAGTGTTCCTGTTGGGGGTGGTCATTCTTAGCATTGAAATTCTTAGCATTGGAATCAGGCTCTCCTTCTCAGGTGCGTTTCAACTCCAGACAGTTTTGTCAGTCAATCAGCACTCTAATCATGTTGTGGCTCAGTGTTATTCGAGCCTAAGGGGGTTCTATGAATTATCTGCACTGGTTCGCTGCTGCTACAATCACCCCCTTCTTGTTTGCAACCACCCAGTTATCCATTCCTGCTTCCGTCCAGGCACAAATTTTAGCTGCTCCTGATGGTACCAACACCCTCGTCAACCAGATGGGTAGCACCTTTAGCATCACGGGTGGCACACAGGCAGGCTCCAATCTGTTTCATAGCTTTCAACACTTCAGCGTCAACCCGGGTCAGACTGCCAGTTTTTTGTCGAATCTTGTGATCGCCAATATTCTGACCCGTGTTACTGGTGGCCATGCTTCACTGATCAATGGATCGATTCAGGTCAGTGGGAGCAATGCCAACCTGTATCTGATGAATCCAGCCGGGATAGTCTTTGGAGCCAATGCCAGCCTGAACGTGCCCGGTTCGTTTACGGCAACCACTGCAAATGGCATTGGAGTTGGCAATGGGTGGTTTAATGCGCTTGGCAACCATCACTATCCAGCGCTGACGGGCCAGCCTGACCCGTTTGCTTTTACTACTATGCAACCAGGGGCGATCATCAACGCAGGCAATCTGGCGGTAGGCCAGGGGCAACGGCTGACCCTCCTGGGCGGTGTCGTTATTAATGCTGGAACTGTAACGGCTCCAGGAGGGACGGTAACCATCGCTGCCGTGCCGGGTGAAAAGCTGGTACGCATTCATCAGGAAGGGCACCTGCTAAGCTTTGATTTACCTGCCGAAACCCGCTCAATTCTCAGTTCCTCAGCAATGACCCCCGCGTCTCTGCCAGCGCTCTTGACCGGCGGCCATTTGGGAAGCGCAACCGATTTGACTGTGGAGAATGGCACAGTGAGGTTGACTGGCTCAGTTCTTCCTGTGACCGGGGGAGATGTCGTTGTCAAAACGCTCACGACTCAAACGGCAACCCTCTCTGCGGCCAACAACCTGCTGCTGTCAGAAAGTCAGCTCCGCACCACTGGGGACTTGAATTTGCAAGCTGCTAATACAGTAATGGTGCGGGACAGTGTGACCCATCCAGTTGCCATTCAGGCTGGCAGGCATTTGACCATTCAGGGCGATCGCGGCATTGACATTCTGGCGCTGAATCATCTGCAACAGGGAAAACCCATCCAGGCAGGTGCCAATCTATCCCTGATCAGTGATGGGGTGATTTCTGGAGACACTCACTACGGCAGCGGTGGCAACTTTATCCTGCGATCGCTGAGTGGTGCCATCGCCAGCTTCGTCAGCCTGTACGACCCGGTGATTAGCTCAAACAGCAGCGTATTATTCGCCGGCAATTACACTGGCCCCTCCCTTAAAGTCGAGGCGAGGGGCGATATCACGTTTACAGGAGGAATCACCATTAACGCCGCGGATCCGACCGCAATCGATGCCAATAGTGCGGATCAAAACTTGTTGCGCGGTGGACGGGCCTTAATTTTGCGGGCAGGTCGTTCGGTTCTGGATAATCCTCCTAATGTGCCAATCCTGGGGTTTAGTGACCCTACTAGAGTAGCGACTGGTAGTGTGACAGTGGGGGGCGCGATCGCAACTGCTGCTTCACCCGAAGTTCCCCTCACCGTTGTCATCACAGCAACCGGCAATGTTACAACCCAGGCAATCACGACGAGCCAAACCCCTGGAGAAGGCGGCAATATCAGCATCAGCAGTACAAATGGGGGGATTTCGACGGGTGCAATTCTGGCTCGGCAAGTATTGGATTTTTATGGGGGTTTTTCTCCAGAAGGGGGCAGTGTCATTCTGTCAGCTCCGAATGGCAGCATTACCACAGGCGACCTTGAGGCTGGTTTTTCGGTTGATGGAGCAGGCAATCGAGTGGGTGTGAGCTTAACCAGTCAGGGACCCATCCAGACAAGCAATATCCGTGCTTTACACTCCGTGCAACTGAATTCAACCGCAGGGAATGTGGTAGTTGAAACCATTCGTACAGCCACAACCAACTTTGACGGAACAGAGATTACGGTCACCACGCCTGGACTCTTTCAAGCACGAGGCACCTTCACACCCAATCCAGTTCTAAACAATTTGCTTGTCAGGCGAGTGGACATTGATGCACCTGGAAACGAAGACATTGTTCAATTTCTGAAATCTCAGGGTGTTTTGGATGCAAATGGAGTCATTGTTCCCGCCGTCAATCAACCGCCTGGAACAGAGCATCCAATCGTTTCTGTGGATGCAGCAAGTGGATGCCGAACAGTAGTGGTCGATGTTCGGGGAGATGAGATTCCAGTCAGTATTCTGGCGGGACGCGGTGATGACCTCCCAGTCGTCCGTATTCAGCATGGGGGGCGTTCAGTCGATACTACCCAGACCAATGATCTGTTAGGACGACGATTCGTCACAATTACTGGTCTGGGTGGCAGCGATGGCACTCAATTTGTTGTTGGCGGTGTCCCGGTTCGTCTGGTAACTTTCAGCATTACCTCCGACTTTACAGCCCCCGAGGTAGACGACAGGGGTAGTACTCCCTACAATGGCCCGGCTATTCGTTACCAAACCTTTGCGCCTGCACTATTTGGATCCGATCAGTTTCCGGTTGACATCAGCGGCACGGCTGGTGCCATTGCGACAATTCCAACCGTGACCAATGCCACTTTTCCTGGGTCGCTTGAAGGCATTGTTTTCAGACCTGCAACGAATTCTAATCCTCTCAACCCGATCAGTTCTGCTCCAGTGATTAGAGGAAATGAAGCTTCTCTAGCGGGGGATGGGAGTTCGATAGTCAACCCGGTAATCACCTCGGTTGCTGAACAGTCCTTGCAACGCCAGCCTCAGAAACCTGCCTGCGAAGGGATACTGGCAACCACCTCCACACCTCCTCCCGAAGCGCGATCGCCATTCTCTGTGACCAATCCGTGCGGTTCTCTTAGCGACGAAGCCCAGATTTTAAGAATTCTTCGCGAAGATGAAAACTGAAAACCAGAAAATGCCTGGATAATGATTTTTTGGGAAGGTTGTATGGGGGATGTTATTTCCCACAAGGAGGCTTAGCCCATCGCCCCCATTTGATCCTTACTTTTTACTACTACCAGCAGGTAAAGAATTTACGCAAAGAATCGATCTCTTTTCTCATTTTCAAAGAGTTCTGTTATGTGGTTCATCATCAATGATGCTAATCATGCAGTAGTTCCTTGCTCATAGTGACGTTTGAGTTTGAAATACTGGCGACCAGTACTACTCAGTCATTATGTTTAGGAGCTGATCGCTTAGGGTTAATCCATTAGGTACGACACCAAATTCATCCTCATAGTCAGGGACATTGCTGAATCTGGAGATAAAAAAGGCGCTGGATGCTTGAAATTGCGTTTCAATTCATCCTGCTTTTTAGCAACGCCAATCAGGAACATACGAGTGTTTGCTGGATGGGAATTGTGATCGCAAACTCAGTCCATTGATCGGGTTTGGAGAAGCACTGAATGGTGCCATGGTGTTTTTCGGTAATGATCTGGTGACTGATGGATAGACCCAGTCCAGTACCTTTACCAACCGGTTTGGTTGTGAAGAAGGGATCGAACATACGCGCTTTCACCTCATCTGGAATACTCCCGCCACTATTGCCAATATGGATGGAGACGCTATTGTTGCCAGAACGGTAGGTTTTAATTTTGATCCAGCCAGGCTCCGACAGCTCATCAGTGCCCGCCGTTGAGGCCTTCCAGTTCGTACCAAACGCAACCGTGGGATCAACCGTCTGCTTCCCTTGGGTGCAATGCTCTTCCAAGGCATCGATCGCGTTCGTTAATATGTTCATAAATACCTGATTAAGTTGCCCCGCGTAGCACTCTACCAATGGCAACTGTCCGTAATCCTTGATCACCTGAATCTTGAGATGATTTAGCTTTTTTAAGCGCCCTCCCAAAATCATTAGTGTGCTCTCAATCCCTTCATGGATATCGACTGCTTTCAACTCAGCTTCATCCAGTCGAGAAAAAATACGTAACGCCAGCACAATCTCTCGAATCCGTTCCGTGCCAACGCGCATCGAACGAAAGATTTCTTGGCTATCTTGTTTGACGAACTCTAAATCCATTTCTTCCAATTTCGCCTGGAGGACGGGGGGCAAGGGCACACAGCACTGCTCAACCAGTTCCACCAGTTGCAGCAATTGCTGCATATACTCATTGGCGTAGATCAAATTGCCGTGGATAAAGTTCACCGGGTTGTTAATTTCATGGGCAACTCCAGCCACAAGCTGCCCCAAGCTGGCCATCTTTTCAGCATGAACCAGTTGAGCTTCAGCCGCTTTGCGTTCTTGCAACAGACGCTTCACCCGGCGAATCAGATGATTCATGGTGTCTGTAAGAATACCCACTTCATCCTGGGCAGTTTGGGGCACTTGCAGGTCAAAATTTTGCTCCTGAATCACCCGGTTGGCAATCTGGGTGGTTGTTTCCAGGGGTTGAGTAATTGCACGGCTCAGAAACCAGGCAAATACTGCTGCTAGGATTCCGGCGAGGGCTAGGCTCACAGCAATGATTTGCCGTTCTAGGGTTTCTGCCTGGATCACGGCCAGGGTTGCAGCTTGTTCTTCTTCAGTAGCAAGGGCAATAATCTGGTCAAGATCATCCACTAAATTTCGCAGCTTTAGAGTAGTGGGATGCACCGCCAGTTCTAGCCATTCACGGCGCAGGGCAGAGGCTTGTTCTGCGGTGGGCGCCGCAGAGTTGATCGTGGTGAGTTTATTAAACAGGGTCTCCGCCTTCTGAAAGTACTGGTGTAGAGCAGAGTCATAATCCTGGACTAGGCGTTTCATTAACACCTGTTCTGCTTCTGACTCGTCTACAGAGGGATGGGCATAGGATGCTTTTAGTGCAGCCCACAGTTGTTTTGCTTTTTCAGTGTGGTTGCGATAGGCTTCGACCTCTTGCTGTATCAGGGGTTTGTTTTCCAGAAAGGCGATGGTGTGTTGCCGATGTAGCTTGGATCGTATCAGTTCGATTTCAAACTCGGCTGGTAGTCGTTTCTCGTCCAGAGCATCGGCCAGGTGCATCTCAGCTCGGTGATAAAGATATCCTCCCAGCCCAAACCCAACCAGGCTACCGCCGACAGCAACTCCAAGCACAACTCCGTATCCCCAAACAATTTTCTTCCGAATGCTCAAACGAGACAGCCGCTCTGAGAACGATAGGAATAAAGGAGTGTGTTGCAAGTAGTTTAGCTGTTGCATTGGACGCGTAACCAACGAAGAATCTTGTAGAGTGCTTTTCAGCAACGTCATCTTGGTAAACGAAAGCAGAGCAGGTTTTAGGATACCCAAATTGTTTAAGAGGTTATTAAGGAAAAGATGAGAATTTTCTCATGCATCTCTCGGTGTTTGAAGATAAGATTGTCGAATGTGGTCGGCAATTTCGGTCGTGTTTCAAAAATGTTGGCTTTTCTAGGAGACATTGCATGTAGCGGTGTTGCTGAAGGGAGCATGTCACCTTTGCAGGCCCTCATCCCCCAGCCCCTTCTCCCAGGTTGGGAGAAGGGGAGCCGAGCCATCTCAAAGTCCCTCTCCCAAATTGGGAGAGGGATTTAGGGTGAGGGCAAAAGTGACATGCACCCGTTGCTGAATAGCCGTATGAATTGGAACAGGGTTTCAATTCATACACCCTTTGATTCATACTCAGAATCAGCAACCCCTTGCATGTAGCCTCTCTACCGGAGGTGTCTACATTTCTGCTCTACGACCGTCTGTTAGTTAGCTTTTCCATAAAAATAGTTAGCTTTTCCATAAAAGGTTTAAGTTGTATTATTTTTTGTATTAGTAAACTCCTTTTTAGCGTCTTTGTTTCTAAGATCTTTCTAAGAGGGTGTTTTAAAAGTCAAGGGTAGCATCCTTTTTTAAAAGCCAGAGAAAAATAATCTAAAACTGGCGTTTCTTGCCGCAAAGTCTTCAGATTTATCTGATTATTCTCTATCCATTAGAAAATAGGACTACTAAGGTAGTTGAGACCATTTACTTATCACCAGGTTGCGCAGGATAAGTCGTTTAAGGAGGGAGAGTTCTATCAATCTATCAATCAATATCAGATTCTCTGATCATAGCTTCGCGTTGAATTGATTTGAATCGGCCAATTGAAGGATTGGCAATCAGTAAATTGAAGGATTTCGTTTTTACCAGATAGGTGTCTGTAGAATTCGGGTATTCTATCTAACTATCTAATAGGGCTAGGTCGCTGGTATATGGATACAGGTTGTACCAGGGAAAGAACTTCACGAACCACGACAGCGTCATTTAGCCCTGTCAAACGCCTCCTGATGAATTCTGCAATGATGAATGCCTTGCGATCTGGCTTTTCTTCCGCTACCATTGGGCAGCGGCTCCTGTTAGGGATGGGGGTGTCGCTAGGGATGGCGATCGCGGGTGCACTGGTGGGGGTGCTCACCGGGTTTTATCTCGAGCATCAGGCACAGGCCCTGTTCGTTGATACGATAGAAGAAGTGCACCTGAGCC is from Leptothermofonsia sichuanensis E412 and encodes:
- a CDS encoding Uma2 family endonuclease, which produces MSVLTKPLDPLSEARICLPHVNWQQYETLIAMFGDRPHLRLTYLEGNLEIMTISPGREMLKKMIARLIEVYALERDINLFSCGSATFRREAAARGLEPDESYCIGTRKDLPDLAIEVVISSGSIDKLKVYQGLGVKEVWFWQDNRFSLYRLNDSSSDYDSIEQSTFFPDLDFTLLATYIQPEAEPQAVKAFLQALRQQGSK
- a CDS encoding Cas10/Cmr2 second palm domain-containing protein, giving the protein MKLTVTVLDTTGIQSYIFGSNRLRENIGSSYLVGQVTDAWVKQILRDKLGIEDPEASIETQDAELVYAGGGNTVLLFKSAEVAISFTQKLSFKVLKEAPGINLVVAHRHDFEWGQDQLYDTVQEMMKVDLDVKKRSRIPSSPLLGLGVTQDCNSTRLVAVDQSQNHGSPADYPVSREIVAKLDAVKPANTQLKQTLQLPDGWDIPLDFDDFGRSRDEMSYLAVVHIDGNSMGKRFQEFAKDKSDRDYITAMRDLSRSVEQAGEVVLQQLTQELISNWDMLKDKLDLTTQKLPFRPLVYGGDDIMFVCDGRLGLTLAVRALQLFETQPIADGKSLTACAGVCIVKAHYPFARAYELSEALCQSAKKIAKRERGGDERSEAVSAIDWHIAASGLLGDLAEIREREYRSQDGKPTDKTDGKPTDKHLEMRPLLLDADPYDWRNWPSFESVIKEFIKGDWKEKRNKVMALREVLRQGSAATKSFLTAYQLETLPIMPGSDRRLKSPLAEQGWLDGICGYFDAIEAMDFYIPLEVSQ
- a CDS encoding PDDEXK family nuclease; this translates as MSDSKFTDYQVDHLFLLIGENPLPNYVAARLLLQQGGTPYLVYTTGTERPAQRLQRILDNELTGFQKAQLVPLEEYESDAHQIQTRIQKVVKDLNGQVGLNYTGGTKAMAVHAYRAMFKEKGQEAVFSYLDPRRLEMCVDQEMGESLKIPIRSEDVTISLSTLFELHGLKWKDNKQPAKAPTLLDLATRLAEAHQDSAKGKAWFHWFYSIFCEGDGDSNQAARKPKKAGGKPGNWKSKTDLKGLSFPTICLPKEIVEGLRQKEFLNQDDYLSLELVERHQDFKDLQDFCKWLDGTWLEHYLLGQIQSIAKKAGISDYGLNFEVPLAGTQEGFEFDVAFTYGYQLFAISCTTTADRGLCKSKLFEAYLRSQQLGGSEARVALFSFNDDLGGLASEMGNLLSQKQIRLFGRHHVANFANEVIGWIRDNDAEAGR
- a CDS encoding TIGR03985 family CRISPR-associated protein, whose amino-acid sequence is MFTYPPSPGILQWLSGGQFASRLLRSLRLWWLLNRLYGSECHWETELPQPFRYGALRDRLFAPSHSPSEIDSVAAVVAACRGTDCVCQRSLRSFLIYPSLSQSIPEWIHETAQRTGLTPTDIETYLDQVPFAVTHRSLRQDLALLVAQGWLTQVSHRGYSCLPAFQWPQPPVEAVPQLDWAGFSPAQTWQLLHILESVAFVQPNLDVVIHTLWEQVGRLHPSTAKQNPSPGRRIFLHFDYILSLEAQEQVDDLQQQIESLWQTPDGGVIQFETWVAKEQRLARVTVYPVCLHYARRAKYLSAYGIDPFGQVAWHNYRLDRICSQHLRVLPWGDPEVSAILKQQRKTGTLPTPEWIEQQLEEAWGFNFYLPKALLILRFSPIFAKDYVDDTVRHATFRKIAYADLFPLITQHIMDGRERQAVLEILQRRSPDDAYYQAWVRVGDINVIMRLRDWRPQGEVIAPLSLRQQMLAEVEEERSHYIGSQE
- the crn3 gene encoding CRISPR-associated ring nuclease Crn3/Csx3; translated protein: MQSPPPIRLTLSQPCSWQTLSYQVLDIELATKDRLVAPDDLGNLELPPGIDTRGGVVISGRAPIWLYAYLVHELHPTAWVACYDPRLGAVVVATHSRQAQIGQVFPVDLSGNPRPRLCSAVMVVGPPDSGKSVLSHGLFTALLPTYPNIYLQRAHWDGEGNWILELDEMATDADREAYKLANKGGLTDRFFPHHAQAILNLRRQKSLVLVDVGGKVQTEKVPLLEACTHYIVISSKPEEIPSWHEFCGDRGNLKCLAVIHSSLEACETVHRREPWLEITCGPWVQGNPCAVPSVLLEQVKTLLPQTT